ttgaaaaaacaaaagtaccctaatatatatatatatatactagcagccacccgcccgcttcgctgggcacactattaattttaatctttatttcttatattaactaaaaaatgtatattttcttatcgataaatgaagtgaatttttaaaatttttagtcaggAAAAATAGTATCAGTCAATGCATTTGTCATACacagatttccgcatcacccatgCTGTGTATTGGGATGCGTCCCCGTTATTTAACGTGGCGGGATCCCCAGGAGGCCTAcaccacaaaaaaaaactcagtttttactttttacaaaaatttatttctcgtAATGAACACAAATATAACAATCACTCAATACTTatcaatgaataaaattaacagtTTTATACAGTTACAAACTTAAAACTTCCTTGTAAACAATGTTTTTCGTCTTTTTTTCTGGTTGAAGAATAATCAAGTTGTCCGGTGAACTGACTCTTGAGCATGCCACGTAAAACTGACCATGAGAAAAACAATCATGTCTCAAATCTACACCAGCTAATTTTAAACTCTGCCCCTGCGCTTTATTGATAGTCATAGCATAGCAAACCCTAACAGGAAATTGTAGACGTTTGAAGTTGAAATGGTAGTCAGATGGAACCAAAGGAATTCTTGGAATAAATACGACTTCTCCTTCATGTTTACCTGTTAAAATTGTagcttcaataatatttttatgtaaatttttcacttgtaGTCTGGTACCGTTACATAGTTTCGGAGGATTCAAATTGCGCAATAACATTATTGGTGCTCCAATTTTAAGATTGAGAATATGAGATGGTATTCCGGGTGGATTGAGTGTATGTAAGAACTCGACAGGATAATGGACAGCATCATCAACTTCTACGactgtatcaatagatttatacTTCATTTGATTAGTTGATAGCTTTTCCAGAAGAAAGTTGTTAATGCTATTTGCTGAATCATTAGTTGGAGTCAGAATAGCTCTTTCTTTTAGCCATGAAGAGTAATTAACtccaattttattgatatctGGGTATAT
The Cotesia glomerata isolate CgM1 unplaced genomic scaffold, MPM_Cglom_v2.3 scaffold_68, whole genome shotgun sequence DNA segment above includes these coding regions:
- the LOC123274741 gene encoding ATP-dependent DNA helicase RRM3-like, which encodes MGGITVVLAGDFRQTLPVVPRGTRADEVKACLKSSVLWTHVNVLSLKINMRVHMQHDLRAEEFSKLLIDIGNGQISEVDGRISIPDNLGDIVDDLTTLTDKIYPDINKIGVNYSSWLKERAILTPTNDSANSINNFLLEKLSTNQMKYKSIDTVVEVDDAVHYPVEFLHTLNPPGIPSHILNLKIGAPIMLLRNLNPPKLCNGTRLQVKNLHKNIIEATILTGKHEGEVVFIPRIPLVPSDYHFNFKRLQFPVRVCYAMTINKAQGQSLKLAGVDLRHDCFSHGQFYVACSRVSSPDNLIILQPEKKTKNIVYKEVLSL